The proteins below are encoded in one region of Planctopirus limnophila DSM 3776:
- a CDS encoding bifunctional riboflavin kinase/FAD synthetase yields MAANNLPQLPTELISFTPECRRGFVAIGNFDGVHRGHQAMMALLAQRARELGGRALAMTFDPHPWELLRPSGAPPSLMTLEHRVELLKRYGADEVLVCRTTHELLKLSASDFFQQIIIETLDARGLIEGPNFFFGREREGNITLLKQLCEKAGLSLDIVPPILVADQLVSSSVIRSLLGAGQMKEAVDLLGHPYQISGVVGTGMQRGRTIGFPTANLTQCPNLIPAHGVYSGRVRLDRSYPAAIHIGPNPTFGEQESKIEVHILDFAGDLYGQMLSVDLQARIRGVTKFADKEALLAQLHRDCQEARAHFASPSIHAG; encoded by the coding sequence TTGGCTGCAAACAACTTGCCACAATTGCCCACAGAACTGATCTCTTTCACGCCAGAATGCCGTCGCGGTTTTGTAGCGATTGGAAACTTCGATGGTGTTCATCGCGGTCATCAGGCCATGATGGCATTGCTTGCTCAGCGTGCGCGAGAGCTGGGGGGCAGGGCTTTAGCGATGACATTTGATCCCCATCCGTGGGAACTTCTCAGACCGAGTGGTGCGCCTCCCAGCTTGATGACGCTAGAGCATCGTGTCGAATTGCTCAAGCGCTACGGCGCTGATGAAGTGCTGGTCTGCCGAACAACCCACGAACTCCTCAAACTTTCAGCTAGCGACTTTTTTCAGCAAATCATTATCGAAACTTTGGATGCCCGTGGATTGATCGAAGGGCCGAACTTCTTTTTCGGCAGAGAACGCGAAGGGAATATCACGCTCCTGAAGCAATTGTGCGAGAAAGCCGGGCTTTCGCTGGATATTGTCCCGCCGATTCTTGTGGCGGATCAACTGGTCAGTTCCAGTGTAATTCGCTCACTGCTCGGTGCAGGCCAGATGAAAGAAGCTGTCGATCTGCTCGGGCATCCGTATCAGATCAGTGGTGTCGTGGGTACAGGGATGCAGCGCGGCCGGACAATTGGCTTCCCGACAGCGAATCTCACTCAATGCCCCAATCTCATTCCTGCTCATGGTGTTTACTCGGGTCGGGTTCGCCTGGATCGAAGCTATCCGGCAGCAATTCACATTGGGCCCAACCCCACGTTTGGCGAGCAGGAATCGAAGATTGAAGTCCATATTCTCGACTTTGCCGGCGATTTATATGGTCAGATGCTTTCTGTCGATCTGCAGGCCCGTATTCGCGGGGTGACGAAGTTCGCTGATAAAGAGGCGTTGCTGGCACAACTTCATCGCGATTGCCAGGAGGCACGCGCTCATTTTGCGAGTCCATCCATTCACGCTGGCTAA
- a CDS encoding diacylglycerol/lipid kinase family protein, with protein sequence MPIPTRKAVLWNAHAGSITHARELEQQLRENSEIGLYSTASGRTLDQLIEQAFADGFQCFIAAGGDGTASTVAGRVYAHQQSFPDPEFSLGILPLGSGNDFARTLNSPLEPLAAWEAIEQGSLIDCDLLQLEADGQSRVALNMFTAGNTGKYLENLTEEIKARWGPLCYLRGVVDVVANLQVYEGQIEIDGQKIEGESWLNLFVANGRYSGGGQEVAANATPLDGTLNLLAIADGPPTELVSLPASYFRGEVPEHPLIHTSRGKSVTINSQEPWPCTTDGESFKASLIHIRVIERALKIIQPQPQSLPSGASSSAITSGAEMSQHTGKTISSHP encoded by the coding sequence ATGCCCATCCCGACTCGCAAAGCAGTGCTATGGAATGCACACGCCGGATCCATCACTCACGCCAGAGAGTTGGAACAGCAGCTTCGAGAGAATTCTGAGATTGGACTCTATTCCACTGCGAGCGGGCGAACGCTGGATCAATTGATCGAGCAGGCGTTTGCTGATGGTTTTCAGTGCTTCATTGCTGCTGGAGGCGACGGAACTGCCAGTACGGTTGCTGGTCGGGTTTATGCCCATCAACAGTCTTTTCCCGATCCCGAATTTTCCTTGGGAATACTCCCATTGGGGAGTGGAAATGATTTTGCCCGTACATTGAATTCGCCACTCGAACCGCTCGCTGCCTGGGAAGCCATTGAGCAAGGTTCCCTCATCGATTGCGACCTGTTGCAACTTGAGGCCGATGGTCAATCGCGGGTGGCTCTGAATATGTTCACAGCCGGCAATACCGGAAAGTACCTCGAAAATCTGACTGAGGAGATCAAAGCGCGCTGGGGCCCGCTGTGTTACCTTAGAGGAGTCGTGGATGTCGTGGCCAACCTGCAGGTTTACGAGGGCCAGATTGAAATTGATGGCCAGAAAATTGAGGGAGAATCGTGGCTCAATCTCTTCGTGGCCAATGGCAGATACTCTGGCGGTGGCCAGGAAGTCGCTGCGAATGCAACTCCTTTGGATGGCACATTAAATCTTCTGGCGATTGCCGATGGCCCACCCACAGAACTCGTTTCGCTCCCCGCCAGTTACTTCCGTGGAGAAGTTCCTGAACATCCGCTGATTCACACAAGCCGTGGAAAATCCGTTACGATCAACTCTCAGGAACCCTGGCCATGCACTACTGATGGCGAAAGTTTCAAAGCCAGCTTGATCCACATTCGAGTCATTGAACGAGCTTTGAAAATTATCCAGCCGCAGCCACAGTCCCTCCCATCTGGGGCTTCATCATCTGCGATAACATCAGGAGCAGAAATGTCACAACACACGGGGAAGACGATCTCCTCGCATCCGTAG
- a CDS encoding sigma-54-dependent transcriptional regulator, whose amino-acid sequence MESLKTVTPTVLVIDDDRTILLQISRALEPLNVQVEGVTTAQAGLEAIRTLKPSVVLLDLVLPQISGMELFQRIKDLDRRLPVIFITADAASESAIGAISMGAYDYVAKPLHLAQLQQLVSKALETRRLMSVPVAVSVTDDDKAGDQGDFFVGRSPRMLEVFKEIGRVAQQNVTVLVRGESGTGKELVARAIYQFGSRSTRPFMAVNCAALPDTLLESELFGHEKGAFTSADRRRIGKFEQCNGGTLFLDEVGDMSPLTQGKVLRLLQEQRFERVGSNDTIETNVRLVAATNRPLEQMVQDGRFRADLFYRLNVVTISLPPLRERVEDIPLLLKYSFSRARRELDKPDVEGLSPDALALLMAYPWPGNIRELQSVVRQCLLKCTGPVIVPDFLPVAILDYKAAPHGEATNRVFFPENTPASINNDPSSTAGVRPLSQLPEDSSIAGVAPIPHGIPQTHTQASGMSELPSSDIGQLIEARLQAGSTNLYAEALEMMEKYLLTRVLQASQANQSKAAEILGITRGKVRDRIAAFGINLDKNVSIDPPR is encoded by the coding sequence ATGGAAAGTTTGAAAACAGTGACACCAACTGTGCTGGTGATTGATGATGACCGTACGATTCTGTTGCAGATTTCTCGCGCGCTGGAACCGTTAAACGTTCAAGTCGAGGGGGTCACGACGGCACAGGCTGGCCTCGAAGCCATTCGCACATTGAAACCCTCTGTCGTGCTTTTGGATCTGGTGCTCCCGCAAATTTCGGGAATGGAACTTTTCCAACGCATCAAAGATCTCGACCGGCGGTTACCGGTCATCTTCATCACGGCCGATGCCGCCAGCGAATCGGCGATTGGTGCCATCAGCATGGGGGCCTACGACTATGTGGCCAAACCTTTGCATCTGGCCCAGTTACAGCAACTTGTTTCCAAAGCGTTGGAAACGCGGAGGCTGATGAGTGTCCCGGTAGCGGTCTCGGTGACTGATGATGATAAAGCCGGCGACCAGGGCGATTTTTTTGTCGGTCGCAGCCCGCGGATGCTCGAAGTCTTCAAAGAGATTGGCCGTGTCGCTCAACAGAATGTCACAGTCCTTGTGCGCGGAGAAAGTGGTACCGGAAAAGAACTCGTCGCCCGGGCGATCTATCAGTTCGGCAGCCGCTCGACGCGTCCGTTTATGGCAGTCAACTGCGCTGCCTTGCCAGATACATTGCTGGAATCTGAACTGTTCGGGCACGAGAAAGGGGCCTTCACCAGTGCGGATCGCCGCCGCATTGGCAAGTTCGAACAGTGTAATGGCGGTACGTTGTTCCTCGACGAAGTGGGCGATATGTCCCCCTTAACGCAGGGCAAAGTACTCCGCTTGCTGCAAGAGCAGCGGTTTGAACGAGTGGGCAGCAACGACACCATTGAAACGAATGTCCGTCTGGTCGCCGCCACCAATCGTCCCCTCGAGCAGATGGTACAGGATGGCCGCTTTCGTGCGGATCTGTTCTACCGCCTGAATGTCGTTACGATCTCTTTGCCGCCACTCAGGGAGCGTGTCGAGGATATTCCACTGCTCCTCAAATACTCCTTTTCGCGTGCCAGGCGTGAGTTGGATAAGCCAGATGTCGAAGGACTCTCACCTGATGCGCTGGCATTGCTGATGGCCTACCCTTGGCCGGGAAACATCCGAGAACTGCAAAGTGTTGTGCGGCAATGTCTTCTCAAATGTACGGGGCCCGTGATCGTTCCGGATTTTCTGCCAGTAGCGATTCTCGATTACAAAGCTGCTCCCCATGGTGAAGCTACGAACCGAGTTTTCTTTCCAGAGAACACCCCTGCATCGATCAACAATGATCCTTCTTCCACTGCCGGAGTGCGACCTCTTTCGCAACTTCCGGAGGACTCGTCTATCGCGGGTGTTGCTCCAATACCTCATGGGATTCCGCAGACGCATACCCAGGCTTCTGGAATGAGCGAACTGCCAAGCTCGGACATCGGCCAGTTGATTGAAGCCAGGCTCCAGGCCGGTTCGACCAATCTTTATGCCGAAGCTCTGGAAATGATGGAGAAGTATCTCCTCACCCGCGTCCTGCAGGCCAGCCAGGCCAATCAATCCAAAGCGGCCGAAATCCTGGGGATCACACGCGGTAAAGTGCGTGATCGGATTGCCGCCTTCGGGATCAATCTCGACAAGAATGTCTCCATCGATCCTCCACGTTGA
- a CDS encoding Hpt domain-containing protein, which produces MTDYRHEIDFKSMMERLGGLWDLAEELASMTMTDASIVLGQLKTSLTQEDLESAHRHAHSLKGLVATVGCTRCEATASRIEKLIAAGDFETSRSLLPELTLQLDQSLQGLRQIIDDGQSSLQP; this is translated from the coding sequence GTGACTGATTATCGCCACGAAATTGACTTCAAATCGATGATGGAACGCCTCGGAGGTCTCTGGGATCTGGCAGAAGAACTCGCCTCAATGACCATGACAGATGCCTCGATTGTTCTCGGGCAACTGAAGACCTCGCTCACGCAGGAAGATCTCGAATCAGCCCACCGGCATGCCCACAGCCTGAAGGGCCTGGTGGCGACCGTCGGCTGCACTCGCTGTGAAGCGACTGCCTCCAGGATCGAGAAACTGATTGCTGCAGGAGATTTTGAAACCTCCCGTTCCCTTCTCCCGGAACTCACACTTCAGCTCGATCAATCTCTGCAGGGATTGCGGCAGATCATCGATGATGGTCAATCTTCACTACAACCATAA
- a CDS encoding lysophospholipid acyltransferase family protein yields the protein MQQISAACLRLLTGLRAEWQGCLPSVEPRVYFANHTSHLDAPAIWASLPSICRATTRPVAAQDYWTAGPFRRFIASRVMNAILIDRKLPTARNNPVTFIRQAIEEGASVIVFPEGTRSPDGQIQEFKSGLYHLARDLPHVEFIPVYLENLNRILPKGEFIPLPIIARATFGAPLGWIESEGRHDFLNRARQSIIALMQQTLIEPMESAPLHPAETFANELA from the coding sequence ATGCAACAGATTTCTGCCGCATGCCTGCGACTGCTGACTGGACTTCGCGCTGAATGGCAAGGCTGCCTTCCTTCAGTCGAGCCTCGCGTCTATTTTGCTAATCACACCAGTCACCTGGATGCCCCTGCCATCTGGGCCTCGCTTCCTTCAATTTGCCGGGCAACCACACGCCCTGTGGCTGCTCAAGACTACTGGACGGCAGGGCCTTTCAGGCGATTTATTGCCAGCCGCGTGATGAATGCGATTCTGATTGATCGTAAACTCCCTACGGCCCGCAACAATCCGGTGACGTTCATTCGGCAGGCCATTGAAGAAGGGGCTTCGGTGATCGTTTTTCCGGAGGGAACCCGTTCGCCCGATGGACAGATTCAGGAATTCAAGAGTGGGCTTTACCACCTCGCCCGCGATTTGCCACATGTGGAATTTATCCCGGTCTACCTCGAAAACCTGAATCGAATTCTGCCCAAGGGTGAGTTCATCCCGTTACCAATCATTGCACGGGCCACATTTGGAGCACCGTTAGGATGGATCGAATCCGAGGGCAGACACGATTTTCTCAATCGCGCCAGACAAAGTATTATCGCGCTAATGCAGCAAACGTTAATCGAACCAATGGAAAGCGCCCCCCTTCACCCAGCCGAGACCTTTGCGAATGAATTGGCCTGA
- a CDS encoding phosphatidate cytidylyltransferase, translating into MNWPDRELGCLIIGTFIALGCASLMGLILRWQCGPTKTIENLNSRIMAWWFMILVFLGAVLSGPIVVVVLFGLLSLLALREFLTLTPTRLGDHRALFWAFFVVLPIQYIILGIHWYAFFSIFIPVYVYLILPIRSAAAGDVQNFLTRTAIIQWGLMICVYCLSHGPALLTMLEIPDYPTRDGKLLCYLVLICEASDVLQYVCGKLFGKHPVAPKVSPSKTWEGLIGGVALTVGLGTALWWVTPFSPQAAAGMSLTICLAGFGGGLVMSAIKRDRGVKDWGQAIAGHGGILDRLDSFCFAAPFFFHFTRYFYSTI; encoded by the coding sequence ATGAATTGGCCTGATCGCGAACTCGGCTGTTTAATCATCGGTACATTCATAGCGTTAGGCTGCGCCAGTCTTATGGGATTGATTCTCAGGTGGCAATGCGGTCCCACGAAGACGATTGAAAATCTCAATTCCCGCATCATGGCCTGGTGGTTCATGATTCTGGTTTTTCTGGGAGCAGTACTCTCTGGCCCGATCGTGGTTGTGGTGCTGTTTGGATTACTTTCATTACTGGCACTCCGCGAATTTCTCACTCTGACACCCACACGACTGGGTGATCATCGTGCGTTGTTCTGGGCGTTTTTCGTGGTTCTTCCCATTCAGTACATCATTCTTGGAATCCACTGGTATGCGTTTTTTTCAATCTTTATTCCGGTCTATGTGTACCTCATTCTCCCTATTCGCAGCGCGGCAGCAGGAGATGTCCAGAACTTCCTCACGAGAACGGCCATTATCCAATGGGGGCTCATGATCTGTGTTTACTGCCTTAGTCATGGCCCGGCACTTCTCACGATGCTCGAGATACCTGACTATCCCACACGCGACGGAAAACTTCTCTGCTATCTCGTTCTCATCTGCGAGGCGAGCGATGTACTGCAGTATGTTTGCGGGAAACTGTTTGGTAAGCATCCCGTAGCTCCCAAGGTCAGCCCTTCCAAAACGTGGGAAGGATTGATCGGTGGAGTGGCATTAACCGTTGGTCTGGGGACCGCACTCTGGTGGGTGACCCCATTCTCGCCACAAGCTGCTGCGGGGATGTCTCTCACGATTTGCCTGGCCGGCTTTGGTGGAGGTCTCGTTATGTCTGCCATCAAACGAGATCGAGGCGTTAAAGACTGGGGGCAGGCCATTGCAGGTCATGGCGGAATACTGGACCGGCTCGACTCATTTTGCTTCGCCGCGCCGTTCTTCTTTCACTTCACGCGATATTTCTACAGCACGATTTGA
- a CDS encoding ornithine cyclodeaminase family protein, with amino-acid sequence MTAFFLSEGDVRFVADMPLALAAAEQAFQELATGHAVNIPRSRASIPGVILHSMSAASTGVKILGTKSYTTTKQGAQFLVTLWDAETGKPLCVMEADYLGQLRTGAASGLSCRLMSNPESQLVGCFGSGLQARTQLQAICMSRPIERIEVYSRNSEKCSQFADEVSQLCDVPTIPVHSPDDAASEKDIVVCATTSKSPVFQGASLTPGTHLCVVGSNHLSRAEIDLETIRRSDWIACDDLAACQNEAGDFVAAIEAGCLEWQRVQELGRVLVGEQTGRAHEDDITLFKSVGLAIQDIILGTQVYIRAREEGLGQPLPF; translated from the coding sequence ATGACGGCATTCTTTCTCTCAGAAGGGGACGTTCGATTTGTAGCCGATATGCCTCTGGCATTGGCAGCGGCAGAACAGGCGTTTCAGGAACTGGCGACCGGGCATGCGGTGAACATTCCGCGCAGCCGGGCGTCGATTCCCGGAGTGATTCTCCACAGTATGTCAGCGGCCTCGACCGGGGTGAAGATTCTGGGCACCAAGTCGTACACCACGACAAAGCAAGGTGCCCAGTTCCTGGTCACTTTGTGGGATGCCGAAACGGGAAAGCCTTTATGTGTCATGGAGGCGGATTATCTCGGTCAGCTACGCACCGGGGCGGCCTCAGGACTTTCCTGCAGGTTAATGTCCAATCCTGAATCGCAGTTGGTCGGTTGCTTCGGCTCAGGGCTGCAGGCGCGCACTCAGTTGCAGGCCATCTGCATGAGCCGCCCTATCGAGCGTATTGAAGTCTACTCACGAAACAGTGAGAAGTGTTCGCAGTTTGCCGATGAAGTCTCACAGCTTTGCGATGTCCCGACGATTCCGGTACACAGCCCCGATGATGCTGCCAGTGAGAAGGACATTGTGGTGTGTGCCACCACCAGTAAAAGCCCGGTGTTTCAAGGCGCTTCGTTAACACCCGGCACTCACCTGTGTGTGGTGGGAAGTAATCATCTGTCGCGAGCCGAGATCGATCTGGAAACAATACGCCGCAGTGACTGGATTGCCTGTGATGATCTGGCTGCCTGCCAGAACGAAGCGGGCGATTTTGTCGCAGCGATTGAGGCCGGCTGCCTGGAATGGCAGCGTGTGCAGGAACTGGGGCGAGTGCTGGTGGGTGAACAGACAGGGCGGGCTCACGAAGACGACATCACGCTCTTCAAATCGGTGGGCCTGGCGATACAGGACATTATTCTCGGGACACAGGTTTATATCCGTGCCCGCGAAGAAGGCCTGGGTCAACCACTGCCATTCTGA
- the xylB gene encoding xylulokinase: MGAFLGIDIGTSGTKTIVMRADGEILGSATVEYPLSNPKPGWSEQDPEDWWNAVVESTKKAIKSAKIKAEEISGIGLSGQMHGSVFLDKSSEVLRPAILWNDQRTAAECLDIEKKAGGREKLIEMVANPALTGFTAPKIMWVKKNEPKIFDKTAQILLPKDYIRFRLTGTYATEVSDASGTLLLDVSQRVWCKPLLDKLDIPLSLLPKMHESEEITGTVSAIAAKQLGLKAGIAVVGGAGDQAAGAVGNGIVKRGVISATMGTSGVVFAHSDEMQIDPQGRVHTFCHAVKGKWHVMGCVLSAGGSLQWYRNTLGLVEVADARRLKTDPYNLITEQAAEAPAGCEGLFFLPYLTGERTPHADPLARGAWVGLTIRHGRAHLIRAVMEGATYAMRDCLEIINELKIPIREIRVSGGGARSQFWRQMQADVYGRRVVTINAEEGPAYGVALLAAAGTGEYKSVVEACTATIRVNGATDPNSEAKRVYNKSYPMFGKLYRSLKPDFPELAKLVDV, translated from the coding sequence ATGGGCGCCTTTCTCGGGATCGACATCGGCACAAGCGGCACAAAGACAATCGTCATGCGGGCTGACGGCGAAATTCTAGGCTCAGCCACCGTCGAGTACCCACTTTCCAACCCAAAACCCGGGTGGTCTGAACAGGATCCAGAAGACTGGTGGAATGCTGTCGTCGAAAGTACCAAAAAGGCCATTAAGTCGGCAAAAATCAAAGCCGAAGAAATCAGCGGGATTGGTCTGAGTGGCCAGATGCATGGCAGTGTCTTTCTGGATAAATCCAGCGAAGTGCTCCGCCCTGCCATTCTCTGGAACGATCAGCGAACTGCCGCCGAGTGCCTCGACATCGAAAAAAAGGCCGGTGGCCGCGAGAAGCTGATCGAAATGGTCGCCAATCCGGCACTTACAGGATTTACCGCTCCCAAGATTATGTGGGTCAAGAAAAACGAACCCAAAATCTTCGACAAGACTGCCCAGATCCTGTTGCCGAAGGACTACATTCGCTTCCGTCTGACAGGGACATATGCGACCGAAGTCAGCGATGCTTCCGGCACATTGCTGCTCGATGTCAGCCAGCGAGTCTGGTGTAAACCACTGCTCGACAAGCTCGACATCCCACTTTCGTTGCTCCCGAAAATGCACGAATCGGAAGAGATCACCGGGACTGTCAGCGCAATTGCTGCCAAACAACTGGGACTCAAAGCCGGGATCGCTGTCGTGGGAGGGGCCGGTGACCAGGCTGCCGGTGCTGTCGGAAACGGCATTGTCAAACGCGGCGTGATCTCTGCCACCATGGGAACCAGCGGCGTGGTCTTCGCTCACTCCGATGAAATGCAGATTGACCCTCAGGGGCGTGTGCATACTTTCTGCCATGCCGTTAAAGGAAAATGGCATGTCATGGGCTGTGTCCTTTCCGCTGGCGGCAGTCTCCAGTGGTATCGAAATACACTGGGCCTCGTCGAAGTGGCCGATGCCCGCAGATTGAAAACAGATCCTTACAATCTGATTACCGAACAGGCAGCAGAAGCTCCTGCAGGTTGCGAAGGGCTCTTCTTCCTGCCTTATCTGACGGGCGAGCGCACTCCGCATGCCGATCCACTGGCTCGCGGCGCCTGGGTGGGGCTGACGATTCGGCATGGCCGGGCACACCTCATTCGAGCTGTGATGGAAGGTGCCACTTATGCCATGCGGGATTGCCTGGAAATCATCAATGAATTGAAGATTCCCATTCGCGAAATCCGCGTTTCTGGCGGTGGGGCACGCAGCCAGTTCTGGCGACAGATGCAGGCAGATGTCTATGGACGCCGCGTGGTCACGATCAATGCGGAAGAGGGGCCTGCCTATGGTGTGGCACTTCTGGCTGCCGCTGGCACTGGCGAATACAAGAGCGTGGTCGAAGCCTGTACTGCCACCATTCGTGTCAACGGCGCGACCGATCCGAACTCCGAGGCCAAACGCGTTTACAACAAGTCGTACCCCATGTTCGGTAAACTCTATCGATCGCTTAAGCCCGACTTCCCGGAACTGGCCAAGCTGGTCGATGTCTAA
- a CDS encoding Minf_1886 family protein produces MIDRATRPKMKFPPQAYLFVTEALKVAQDQAGKLRNLDESEESAHISGAELLEGVRILGSRMFGMMAPTVFRLWGIESTHDFGRVVFDLVERGELRKTDEDQLTDFDGIYEFNEVFLNSYLVDTTKAFRQP; encoded by the coding sequence TTGATCGATCGTGCAACTCGTCCCAAGATGAAATTTCCACCTCAGGCTTACCTGTTTGTCACAGAAGCCCTGAAAGTTGCCCAGGATCAGGCTGGAAAACTTCGCAATCTGGATGAATCTGAAGAATCTGCTCACATTTCCGGCGCAGAACTGCTCGAAGGTGTGCGAATTCTCGGGAGTCGCATGTTCGGAATGATGGCTCCCACTGTATTTCGTTTGTGGGGCATCGAATCGACACACGATTTTGGCCGGGTGGTCTTTGACCTCGTTGAGCGCGGGGAACTCCGCAAAACCGATGAAGATCAACTGACGGATTTTGATGGTATCTACGAGTTCAATGAAGTCTTCCTGAATTCTTATCTGGTGGATACGACTAAGGCGTTTCGTCAACCGTGA
- the recO gene encoding DNA repair protein RecO: MAAEKGTALILRVTDFSETSRIVVMFSREHGRFSALAKGGRRLKGPFESSLDLLSTCDVVFLKKASSGLDLLTEARLVHRFRPEPNQLNALYAGYYVAELILGLTEDYDPHPEIYDEAQKLLESLADASNLAIKLTRFELIMLRECGQLPDFETCMACGAELTEGRLFGFWPGQGGMICPACQRDDYSQIPVHAGTAQLLRRMASNENTTWSRLIPSPQQVKELRAVMLAAVTHTLGKRPNTLKLLRFQ, encoded by the coding sequence ATGGCGGCAGAAAAGGGGACGGCGCTCATTTTACGGGTCACTGACTTCAGTGAGACCAGCCGCATCGTCGTCATGTTCAGCCGAGAGCACGGGCGTTTTTCGGCCTTGGCAAAAGGTGGCCGGCGTTTAAAAGGGCCATTCGAGTCGTCACTGGATTTACTATCAACTTGTGATGTGGTCTTTCTCAAGAAAGCTTCCAGCGGGCTGGATCTCCTCACAGAAGCCCGGCTGGTGCATCGCTTCCGTCCTGAGCCCAATCAACTCAACGCACTGTATGCCGGGTATTACGTTGCTGAGCTCATTCTGGGGCTGACGGAAGATTACGATCCCCATCCTGAGATTTACGACGAAGCCCAGAAGCTGCTCGAGAGTCTGGCAGATGCTTCGAACCTGGCGATCAAGTTAACTCGGTTTGAATTGATCATGCTCAGAGAGTGTGGCCAGCTTCCGGATTTCGAGACCTGCATGGCTTGTGGAGCCGAATTGACAGAAGGCCGGCTGTTTGGTTTCTGGCCCGGGCAAGGGGGCATGATTTGCCCTGCATGCCAGCGCGACGACTATTCTCAGATTCCTGTTCACGCGGGGACGGCTCAGTTATTGCGGCGGATGGCGAGCAATGAAAACACCACCTGGTCGCGGTTAATCCCTTCACCACAACAGGTTAAGGAACTTCGGGCAGTCATGCTGGCAGCCGTGACTCACACTTTAGGAAAGCGGCCCAACACTTTGAAACTACTGCGCTTCCAGTAA